In the genome of Pseudanabaena mucicola str. Chao 1806, the window TAACAAGTGAAAAAAATGATTTAGAACTAATTTTAGATACTACTACTGCCCATAGTGACACTATTGAAGCACTGCTTTATGAAAAAGTACTATCGCTTGTCCGTGAAGTAACGATTGACGGATTAACTCAAATTTCTAATCGGCGCAACTTCGATCAACACTTAGCGACTGAATGGCAACGTCTAGCTAGAGAAGGCTCACCACTTTCTTTACTATTATGTGATGTGGATTTTTTTAAACGCTTTAATGATCGCTATGGGCATCCTGCTGGAGATACATGTTTAAAGTCGGTAGCAAAGGCGATCAAAACTTGTATCCGTCGTCCCGCCGATTTAGCAGCCCGTTATGGCGGTGAGGAATTTGCGGTAATTTTGCCGAGTACACAAAAAGAGGGAGCACTATATATCGCCAAAAAAATTTGTCAAACTGTCAATGCCCTCCAAATTCCTCATGAAGCCTCCTATGTAAGCAATTATGTTTCATTGAGTATTGGGGCATCTACAATATTCCCTGAGCGAAAAATCGATCCCAAGATTCTCATTGAAGCCGCCGATAAGGGTTTATATTTAGCAAAAAATCAAGGACGTGATCGTGCAATATTTAGTAATAATCCTTAACGTAAGTTCGACAAATTTTGACAGTTGTAATTATTGTAAAACATGTATTTCAAGGAATCCAATTTGAGAATTAAGAATTAAAGTACATTTAGAAAAATACAAAAACATTTTCTGAAGTGCGGCTTTGCCGCACTTCAGAAAAATACTCCTAACCACCAACATTAAGAGTTGCTTTTGCTGGATCGTAAGGTTCTAGTTCAACCTTAACTGGTTTTACATGCCAGATATCATCGCAGTATTCCTTAATGGTACGATCAGAAGAGAACTTACCAGAACGAGCAACATTGAGAATACTCATAGTTGTCCAACCCTCAAGATCCTTATAGGCTTCAGCCACACGAGCCTGACAATCTACATAGGCTTGATAATCCGCCAGTAGCATATAATCGTCACGGTAGAGTAAAGCATCGACAAGAGGCTTAAACAAATCCTTTCTGCTTGGGGAGAAATATCCCATTGCTAAGCGATCAAGCACATGACGCAATTCTTCATTCTTCTCGTAGTAAGAATAAGGATTATAACCTTCAGTCTTTATTTGCTCAACCTCTGCGGCAGTAAGACCAAAGAGGAAGAAATTATCTTCGCCAACTTCTTCACGAATCTCGATATTCGCTCCATCTAATGTACCAATGGTCAAGGCTCCATTCATAGTAAATTTCATGTTGCCTGTACCAGAAGCTTCCTTACCTGCGGTAGAGATTTGTTCTGATAGATCCGCTGCAGGATAAATTAATTGTCCAAGGGAAGCACTGAAGTTCGCTAAGAAGACAACCTTAATCCGTCCATGCACATCAGGGTCACGATTAACAACATCTGCAACCGCATTAATTGCTTTGATAATCAACTTCGCCATAAAGTACCCAGGAGCCGCCTTACCACCAAAAATGAAGGTGCGAGGAGTCATCTGAATACTAGGATTTTGCTTGATGCGAAGGTACAGAGCGATGATATGCAATAGGTCAAGATGTTGACGCTTGTATTCATGAATCCGCTTCACTTGAATATCAAAGATAGAATTGACATCCACTTCCACGCAATTGTGCGCCATGATGTAATCAGCAAGCTTTTGCTTATTAGCTTGTTTGATCTGTCTCCAGCGATCGCGAAAATCTTTGTCATCCACAAAAGTTTCGAGTTTACGCAGTTCATCAAGATGCTTGAGCCACGTATCACCAATTTTTTCAGTAATCAATCCTGATAAGGCAGGGTTGGCTAGTAAGACCCAACGGCGAGGGGTAACACCATTAGTTTTGTTATTAAATTTTTCTGGCCAGAGTTTATAGAAATCTCTTAAAACATCCTGCTTAAGTAGTTCTGTGTGCAAGGCCGCGACCCCATTAACAGCATGACTACCAACAGTCGCCAAGTTTGCCATGCGTACTTGTTTGCCATTACCCTCTTCGATGATAGAGAGACGAGACAATAATTCTTCATCATCTGGATACCAAGTTTGGACATCCTGCAAGAAGCGATGATTGATCTCGTAAATGATTTCCAAATGACGAGGCAATAAGCTCTCAAACAGAGGTACTCCCCACTTTTCCAAGGCTTCAGGCATGAGTGTGTGGTTAGTATAAGCAAAAGTGCTTTGGGTAATGCGCCATGCTTCATCCCAATACAGACCATGCTCATCAACCAACAGGCGCATCATTTCCGCAATGCTAATCGCGGGATGCGTGTCATTTAGCTGAATCGCTGCATGTTCAGGTAAGTTGTCAAGACGATTATACTTTTTGAGATGACGACGAATAATGTCTTGTAATGAGCAGGAAACAAAGAAAAATTGCTGTTCTAGACGCAACTGGCGACCTTGAGGGGTATTGTCGTTGGGATAGAGAACCTTGGAAATGGTTTCTGATTTGATCTTGGTTGCTACAGCACCATCATAGTCGCCAGAGTTAAAAGCTTGGAAGTTAAAATCTTCGCCTGCTTCTGCTTTCCATAGACGCAAAGTATTTACGGTATTGGTTTGATATCCAGGGACAGGAGTATCATGGGGAATGCCTTCAACGGTAAAGCTAGGAATCCAACGGGTATGCGGAAGACCGCGATCATCATTATAAATTTCTGTATGTCCACCAAATTTGACCTGAACCGTGGATTCATAGCGGACGACTTCCCAAGGATTGCCACAACGGAGCCATTTGTCAGGAATCTCCACCTGCCAGCCATGTTGAATCGATTGGTTGAAAATGCCAAATTCATAGCGGATGCCATAGCCCATGGCTGGGACTTCTAGGGTAGCTAGAGAATCAAGAAAACATGCGGCTAAACGTCCTAGACCACCATTTCCTAGACCAGGATCGGGTTCTTGCTCTAAGATTTCGTTTAAGTCTAGTCCCGACTCTCGCACAGCTTGCTCGATTGATTCATAGAGGTCAAGGTTAATCAAGCTATTACCGAGATGTCGTCCCATCAAAAATTCGGCAGAAAGGTAATAAACTGTCTTGATGTCTTGCTCATGATATACCTTGAGGGTTTGAAGCCAACGTTGCAACAGGCGATCGCGTGTGGTGTACGATAGCGCCATGTAATAATCGGTAAAATTTGCCAGAAGTGCTAGTTTGCCTTGTATGTAGAAAAGATTATCGGCAAATGCTCGCTTCAGGGTTTCAATACTTAAACCTGTGCGATCATCTTCTACCGTAATATTGCTGATTTGATTAGCAACATTTGTTTGCATAGAATTATTCCTGAATGGTTATTTGTCTTATTGCCGTTCTGCTGACCCTAAGGCGGAGGGCAAGGCTACTTTCCTATCGAAGCATAAACTTTGAGGTGTTGAACATTTATTAACTGATAATTTATGTTTAGAAGGAATAATATTTATGGTTTCATGACATCAGCTTAAATTCTTATGAAAAAAAGACTTGTTAGGATTTTAAATTAGCAAGGCATAACTGAAAAATAGATTTAAAATCTACGGCTCTTGCTACACATGCACCACAGGTTTTGGTGTTTTGAGATATAACTTTTAGGCTATAACTAAAGATGATTTACGACGCATCATGCCGTAAATCATCTTTGTTATGGTCGTTATGGTAGAGTTTCTAATTCTGAAGGAAGAAGGCACAAAGCCTTAATTATCCTTACGATACCAGCCCTTTCCTTTTTTGGGCTACTAATAACAGGAGCTTAACTACTCAGCAGGTTCAAATTTATATAGCGATTATCAATCTGCTTGTGTCATTAATTATGGTTATCAACTAACTTAAATTTTACTGAGAGTTAGCCAATAAACAAACTCAGCCTTTTAGTTTTCTTTGGAGAATATGCGTATGCGACTTTCACCTATATGGTTGCTTTCCTTAATATTGACAATCATTTCTTTGAATTTCGCTAAACCTGCGCGATCACAAACTTCTGAGCCATATATACAGACCCCTAAACCGCCAACATCACGTCCAAGCAGTGGCTTCGACCCATCACGAATTTTAGACCTGATTAATCTGATTAATTTATTAGCTCGTCCCAGTAGCTCAACTCCGACAGAGCAAGTAGACTTATCGCCCGACATTGCCGAGATTCGCGGTCAAATCAGTCGGTTATACTTTCTCTTGGCAAGACAATACTCCGTTCAAAATCAAATACCTGAAGCATGTAATGCTCTCGAGAGTGCTTACATTACAGAATTAGAAGCCTATTTACGCAAGAGACTGCGATCGCGTCAACCTTCCAGTAATGACTGCTATACCTCTGAGGTAAAAAGGATCTCACAGCTAACAGGCAGTCCAACAGCTCTAATTTACGCTACGACCTCTAAGGGTGGTTTAGAAATAATTGCAGTCACGCCACCGAAGACAACTAAACCTGCTGGGATATTCCCTCGAACTCGTGTTGCTACCAAATCATTAGAGGAAAAGCTAGGTATCCCCTCCAATGTTCTCTCAGTTGATGTTCTGACTCAGAACAGCCGAACAGAGTCATACCCCGTTCGCAAAGTTGAACACAACGCTACTACGGAACAAGTTGATCAAGTCATCCTTGACTTTCGCAATAATTTACAAGACTACCAATCCTTCGACTTTTTGCCCCAATCACAGCAGCTTTATAATTGGGTAATTCGTCCCATTGAACCTGAGCTAGAGAAATCTCAGATTAAGACTATCGTATTCGTGATGAATGGGAATTTGCGTGTAGTTCCGCCTGCAGCTTTTCATGATGGACAACGTTACCTAATTGAGAAATATGCGGTGACATCGATTCCTTCATGGCAACTTACCGAGATTAACCGCCCTGATCGCACATTGACTCCTCAAATCCTAGCTATGGGACTTTCGGAATCCGTGGAAGGATTACCTGCTTTGCCAGCAGCTAAGTTAGAAGTGGAAGTAATCGCTTCTAAAGTATTAGTTGGAAAGAATTACCTAAATCGTGATTTTACGAAAGACAATTTGCGCTCACAAATCAGCAATCAAAAATTTGGGATAATTCACTTAGCAACCCATGCAAAATTTCTCCAAGAATCGCCTGCAAAATCCTTCATTCAATTTTGGGGTGATCAATTACAAATGAGTCAAATCTCCAATATGAATCTGACAACTGATTTACTAACCCTAAGTGCTTGCGAAACTGCCGTTGGTCAACATCTGGGTTTAGCAGGTTTAGCTGTAGATTCAGGTGCGACAAGTGTCTTGGCTTCACTATGGGCGGTGAGTGACGCAGGGACTGCTCCTTTTATGGTTCGTTTTTATAGTGGCTTGCCATCTGCACCGAGTAAAGCGATTGCTCTTCAAGAGGCACAGTTAGCCTTTTTGAATGGAGAAGTTAAAATCAATAACAACCACATTCAAGGAATTAAAGGGTTTCCCAATATTCCATTTCCAATTAATGCCAGAGGAATCGATTTAAAACATCCCTACTTTTGGTCGTCATTCACTCTAGTTGGCAACTGGTTATAGCCTATAGTAAGTAGCCAGACATGAGTAAACTAAAACCCTCGGTTTGGGTCTTAATTAAGTTGAGCTACTTATTAGACACTTCCACTTGTTATTTTTACTACTTAATCAATCAATGAACTGTGTGGTATTTGCTCCGAAGAGAGAAAGTGATCGCTTATCCAAAAATTTCCGCAGGATCGGCAGACTGGACTTTGCGTAATGATATTGCTCCTGAAATCACACACATAATCATCGTTAAGATCATTACAGGAATTGCCTTGTCCCAAATATATAAGGGCAGTAAAGTGGCATTTCTTGTAAGATTATACAAACCAAAGGAGATTCCAAGCCCAGGGAGAAATCCGAGTATTGATAATACAAAAGCTTCCTGAATGACTACCTGTGCCAAGTAAAAATTGTTATAGCCCATTGCCTTAAGAGTGGCATATTCCGCAAGGTGATCGGATACATCAGTATATAAAATCTGATAGACAATCACGATGCCAACAATAAAGCCCATGACTGTACCCAGAGTAAAGATAAAACCGATCGCTGTGCTTTTTTGCCAATATCCTTTTTCAAACTCAATGTAACCTTGAACAGTCAAGATCCTAGTATCGTCAATTGCCGCATCTTGAGATTCTTTGAGATCCTCAATTGTTAAATCTGACTTAGCAATCAGCACCTTATTTTTATCTTCTTCACGAATGAGATTGCCATCTGTACCAATACTCTCTTTGTATAGTATTTTGATTCTTTTGCCATCAGGTGATAATTTTTCGCGAGGTAAGACCACTATTTCCGCAGGTTGAGTAAGGATATAGTCTAGCATTGCCTCATAGGGGGATGCATTTGGTTTTAAGTTAATTAAGCCAACATTAATTAATCCTGAGCGACGATTGTCAAAGATTCGCAAAAAATTAGTATCACTAGTAATGATTGCTCCATCGGCAGCAAAGGATGCACCAAGTTCAAACAAACCACCGATCATGAGTTTCCGATTAGCAACTTCGCGAGTCACTATATTTTGGCAAGTAAAAGCTGAGTTACTAAAGGTTGATTTGAGAGCTAGGGAGCCACATTCACTAACAATCGGACCAAACTCATTACGTGAGGCGCGATCAAAGAGAACTACATCTTCAGTTTTGACACGATTAATATTGAACTCCGCTCCTGGCATTTTAAAAACTTTGGCATCAGGATTGGCTCCCAATATTAAGATATTGCGCGTTTGTCCCGCAGGATCTTCTTTAATTTTCCAAGCGGCAAGCCCGATATACAGAGGATTGACTGATTCAACTTGCTTCATCCCCAAGGCTTGATAAAGGCGACGTTGGGAAAAGTTTCGCATTCCCACAAGGTTAGTTGATTGGGGACTGATAATGACCAAATCCCCAACAAGATTGCTCTGGAGACGGATCGCACTGGTAAAGAGGGCATCGCGGAAACCAAGTTGTAAAAACATTAAAACCACCGCAAAGGTAATCCCTGCGATCGCTACCAACAAACGGCTTTTTTCATAGGTAAGCTGTAACCAAGCAAGAGGAACGGCAAAAATCATAGATTAAACTTCAATTTTGACTCTGACTTGTAAATTCGTAAGCCCTGAAACTTTTTGGCTATTATCAAGCTTAATTTTGACTTCGATAATCCGTGCATCAGTTTTCGCAGCAGGATCGGTTCCTAGGACATCATTTTTGGC includes:
- a CDS encoding diguanylate cyclase, whose protein sequence is MEAENSKQVPTEPLFLTRVENLEKEINDLKAQNQNLKDQLNSKILQEQQLALANYSLQTEIIDRQQTEAALRLLLEKLTSEKNDLELILDTTTAHSDTIEALLYEKVLSLVREVTIDGLTQISNRRNFDQHLATEWQRLAREGSPLSLLLCDVDFFKRFNDRYGHPAGDTCLKSVAKAIKTCIRRPADLAARYGGEEFAVILPSTQKEGALYIAKKICQTVNALQIPHEASYVSNYVSLSIGASTIFPERKIDPKILIEAADKGLYLAKNQGRDRAIFSNNP
- a CDS encoding glycogen/starch/alpha-glucan phosphorylase; the protein is MQTNVANQISNITVEDDRTGLSIETLKRAFADNLFYIQGKLALLANFTDYYMALSYTTRDRLLQRWLQTLKVYHEQDIKTVYYLSAEFLMGRHLGNSLINLDLYESIEQAVRESGLDLNEILEQEPDPGLGNGGLGRLAACFLDSLATLEVPAMGYGIRYEFGIFNQSIQHGWQVEIPDKWLRCGNPWEVVRYESTVQVKFGGHTEIYNDDRGLPHTRWIPSFTVEGIPHDTPVPGYQTNTVNTLRLWKAEAGEDFNFQAFNSGDYDGAVATKIKSETISKVLYPNDNTPQGRQLRLEQQFFFVSCSLQDIIRRHLKKYNRLDNLPEHAAIQLNDTHPAISIAEMMRLLVDEHGLYWDEAWRITQSTFAYTNHTLMPEALEKWGVPLFESLLPRHLEIIYEINHRFLQDVQTWYPDDEELLSRLSIIEEGNGKQVRMANLATVGSHAVNGVAALHTELLKQDVLRDFYKLWPEKFNNKTNGVTPRRWVLLANPALSGLITEKIGDTWLKHLDELRKLETFVDDKDFRDRWRQIKQANKQKLADYIMAHNCVEVDVNSIFDIQVKRIHEYKRQHLDLLHIIALYLRIKQNPSIQMTPRTFIFGGKAAPGYFMAKLIIKAINAVADVVNRDPDVHGRIKVVFLANFSASLGQLIYPAADLSEQISTAGKEASGTGNMKFTMNGALTIGTLDGANIEIREEVGEDNFFLFGLTAAEVEQIKTEGYNPYSYYEKNEELRHVLDRLAMGYFSPSRKDLFKPLVDALLYRDDYMLLADYQAYVDCQARVAEAYKDLEGWTTMSILNVARSGKFSSDRTIKEYCDDIWHVKPVKVELEPYDPAKATLNVGG
- a CDS encoding CHAT domain-containing protein, coding for MNFAKPARSQTSEPYIQTPKPPTSRPSSGFDPSRILDLINLINLLARPSSSTPTEQVDLSPDIAEIRGQISRLYFLLARQYSVQNQIPEACNALESAYITELEAYLRKRLRSRQPSSNDCYTSEVKRISQLTGSPTALIYATTSKGGLEIIAVTPPKTTKPAGIFPRTRVATKSLEEKLGIPSNVLSVDVLTQNSRTESYPVRKVEHNATTEQVDQVILDFRNNLQDYQSFDFLPQSQQLYNWVIRPIEPELEKSQIKTIVFVMNGNLRVVPPAAFHDGQRYLIEKYAVTSIPSWQLTEINRPDRTLTPQILAMGLSESVEGLPALPAAKLEVEVIASKVLVGKNYLNRDFTKDNLRSQISNQKFGIIHLATHAKFLQESPAKSFIQFWGDQLQMSQISNMNLTTDLLTLSACETAVGQHLGLAGLAVDSGATSVLASLWAVSDAGTAPFMVRFYSGLPSAPSKAIALQEAQLAFLNGEVKINNNHIQGIKGFPNIPFPINARGIDLKHPYFWSSFTLVGNWL
- a CDS encoding FtsX-like permease family protein — translated: MIFAVPLAWLQLTYEKSRLLVAIAGITFAVVLMFLQLGFRDALFTSAIRLQSNLVGDLVIISPQSTNLVGMRNFSQRRLYQALGMKQVESVNPLYIGLAAWKIKEDPAGQTRNILILGANPDAKVFKMPGAEFNINRVKTEDVVLFDRASRNEFGPIVSECGSLALKSTFSNSAFTCQNIVTREVANRKLMIGGLFELGASFAADGAIITSDTNFLRIFDNRRSGLINVGLINLKPNASPYEAMLDYILTQPAEIVVLPREKLSPDGKRIKILYKESIGTDGNLIREEDKNKVLIAKSDLTIEDLKESQDAAIDDTRILTVQGYIEFEKGYWQKSTAIGFIFTLGTVMGFIVGIVIVYQILYTDVSDHLAEYATLKAMGYNNFYLAQVVIQEAFVLSILGFLPGLGISFGLYNLTRNATLLPLYIWDKAIPVMILTMIMCVISGAISLRKVQSADPAEIFG